Proteins from a genomic interval of Dethiosulfovibrio peptidovorans:
- a CDS encoding iron ABC transporter ATP-binding protein: MTFSVRGLGFRWGKKWVFREVSFSVDPGEILAVMGPNGVGKTTLLRCLNGILVPHEGAVWVDGGRVGAMSRDQVARSMGYVPQYTVPQRMTVFDAVLLGRRPHMRFTVTDRDLVMVESVLDLLDLGGLRLRTLDRMSGGERQKVAVARALVQDPSVLLLDEPTASLDMKNRVELMEVLRRTVQEHGLAAVTTIHDVNGALRYADRCLFLRDGSVEAWCRPAEVTETVIQRVYGLAVELVNHRGIPLVVPKGEP, translated from the coding sequence ATGACCTTCTCTGTTCGGGGGCTGGGTTTCCGATGGGGGAAGAAATGGGTGTTTCGCGAAGTCTCCTTTTCGGTCGACCCTGGGGAAATCCTGGCGGTTATGGGGCCGAACGGAGTGGGTAAGACCACTTTGCTTCGATGCCTCAACGGCATCCTTGTCCCTCACGAGGGGGCCGTTTGGGTAGATGGAGGGCGTGTGGGGGCCATGTCTCGAGACCAGGTGGCTCGGAGTATGGGCTATGTTCCTCAGTACACAGTCCCCCAAAGGATGACAGTTTTCGACGCGGTTCTTCTGGGGCGTCGCCCTCATATGAGGTTCACCGTCACCGATCGGGACCTGGTTATGGTGGAGAGCGTTCTTGATCTCCTCGATCTCGGAGGGCTCCGTCTTCGGACTCTGGATCGAATGAGCGGCGGCGAGCGTCAGAAAGTCGCTGTGGCACGGGCCTTGGTTCAGGATCCGTCTGTGCTCCTTCTGGATGAGCCCACGGCCAGTCTGGATATGAAAAACAGGGTTGAGCTCATGGAGGTGTTACGGCGGACAGTTCAGGAGCATGGCCTGGCGGCGGTGACCACAATCCACGATGTGAACGGGGCCCTTCGGTATGCTGATCGATGTCTGTTCCTTCGGGACGGGAGTGTGGAAGCATGGTGCCGTCCGGCTGAGGTGACCGAGACGGTGATTCAGCGGGTGTATGGCTTAGCCGTCGAGCTGGTGAACCATCGAGGTATTCCGCTGGTGGTACCGAAAGGAGAGCCATGA
- the tsaA gene encoding tRNA (N6-threonylcarbamoyladenosine(37)-N6)-methyltransferase TrmO produces MMDYYELDPIGIIRSPYKRTEDIPRQGHHRPEMVATAVLEPKWARAMMGLERHERLLFLFLFHRSEEIHVTENRPWFDGERGVFATRSPHRPNHIGVTEVEVVSIQGMDITFRGPDMLDGTPLVDIKPLVRRDRPVECLN; encoded by the coding sequence ATGATGGATTACTACGAACTGGATCCCATAGGAATTATCCGGTCTCCCTACAAAAGGACGGAGGACATCCCCAGACAAGGGCACCATCGTCCCGAAATGGTGGCCACAGCAGTACTGGAACCTAAGTGGGCTCGGGCCATGATGGGTTTGGAGCGTCACGAGAGACTACTCTTTCTCTTTTTATTCCATCGATCCGAGGAAATCCATGTAACGGAGAACCGCCCCTGGTTTGACGGAGAGCGGGGGGTTTTTGCCACCAGGAGCCCCCATCGGCCAAATCATATAGGCGTGACAGAGGTGGAGGTGGTCTCAATTCAAGGTATGGACATTACCTTTCGAGGTCCTGACATGTTGGACGGGACCCCACTGGTCGATATCAAACCACTGGTTCGGAGAGATCGGCCCGTCGAATGCCTTAACTGA